The stretch of DNA CGATCAGCTCAGAGCGCGGCGTGATAACAAGCTCAATAATGCCAACATCGCTAGACTCTATCTCCGCGCATGCAGCCTCCGCCTCAAAAATAAGGGTTCCAACGGAAGCTCTGCGCTGCGCCTCTTCCAGGACTCCACTTACGAGCAACACTTCACCCTCGCGCAATAAACAATCCGCAGAGAGTTTGGCCGGTTCCGTCTCTCCCCCTGTGGTTAGAACAGGAACATCCAACCAATCGATCTTCCCCCCATTAACAACACGACCAAGGATCGCAAGCTTCGTTTCATGCGCGATTCGGTGCAGCGGCGCACCGACCCATCTGCCTGGCCCTATACTAACGGTAAAGAGCGAGCTCAGCAGAAGCTGCTTAGGATCTGAAACCTCTAGTATCTCAAGATCAACGATTGGAGAGTCCTCACGAAAGCGCCCAGTAACACACCCGATGATTACATCACCATCATGCACACTCACATCAAGAAACCACGAGGGCGGCCTGGATTCCCAGGCGTGCTCATGCGCCGTACGCTCAACTGCTAGCGGCAAGATGCCGGTTCCCTTAAAAAGATCTCTGAGCAACATTACACGGCTCTCGGTATGCACCTCACGTAAGGAGAATTTAAGGATATCGGCGCTCCCTGCAAGCGCTTCAAGCACCGCGCCTGGCAGCTCTGTAAACTTTAACCCCTGCAGAGCTTGCACCTCTGCAAAGTTTTCTGGATTACCGCGTACAAGCAGGACATCGCGCTCCTGAAGCTTCTCGTTGGCCCTGGGGGAGAATAGCTTGCGTCCACCACGCATAATGGTCACCACAATACCGGATATGAGCGAGCCAAACTTTAGCTCAGAAAGCGATCTTCCGATCACCGCCGAATCCGCAGGAACTCGCACCGAAAATATGCGGTCCTGCAAGCGGTAAAGCGCGCGCAGATCCGTAATGCGCCGCGTTGCTCCATGCGTCTTTCGTACCGGAAGGATCTTCCATCCAAATACCATCATAAAGAGGGTGCCGATAACGAGCGCTGCCAATCCGTAGGGCAAGAAATGAAAAAATGAGAGCGGCGCAAGATTATTGTGACTAAGCAGCTCCGCAGCGAGGATATTCGGCGGAGTTCCGATCAGGGTTAACATTCCACCAAGTGAGACAGCAAATGCGAGTGGTATAAAGAGCTTTGAGGGTGGGATATCGCTTTCATGCGATAGCATGGCGACCGCTGGCATAAGCAGCGCCGCCGCAGATACGTTGTTCATAAAACCGGAGAGTAGCGCCGAAACGACCATCACTATTCCGATCGCTACCTGCTGGTTCGATCCGGCATAACGCCTGATCCAACGCGCCATGGCATCACTCACCCCCGTTACACGCAGCGCTCCGGCAACAAACAGGGTAGATACCATTACGATTACTACCGGCGATGAGAACCCCTGGAAAGCCTCCTGCGCCGTTACGTATTTTCCAAGCACCAACACAACCAACATCGCCATGGCGATCACATCAACCGGCATGCGCTCAGTTACAAACATGAACACCATCACAAGGACCACCAACACAAGGCCCCATGAGTGAACAGCGCCGCCCAACAGCTCAAACGTCATAAACTCCTATTATACAGGTGCATAGAGATCCTCAAATGGAGTAGCGCCTAACTTAAGCTCAACGCGCTTATTAGCTGCCAGGTGTCGAAGGATCTTAAAGATCGTCTCAACCGAATCAGCCTCTCCAATCCCGTCTGCAATCGCCTCTACGCTAAGAGGCTTGTCGGCCTGATTCATATAGGCCGTCACACGCGCTTGAATCGCCAGCACCGCCGCCGCTGCTTTTTTCCCGGCCTCAACACCGGGCTGATGATAGGCATTAACGTTAATTAACGAAGCATAGAGACCAACCGCCCGCTCAAATAGCGCTATCAACATCCCTACGTAATACTCACTAACCTCTGGTATCGTAACGCTAACGCTCTCACGCCCATTCTCATAAAGAGCCGTACGGGTACCTAGGTAGAATCCAGTTAGATAATCTCCACTCGTTATCCCTGCTTCGACCTGAATCGTCTCCGCTGCAAAACCCTTGAGAGAGGCGCTAGCAGTAGTGCGCGGCGCGCGATCCTTTAACACCTCGATAAATACAGCGAAGAAGTTATTAAGCCCCTCTCTTAACTGCTGCACATAGGCGTGCTGATCGGTCGATCCCTTGTTGCCATACACAGCAAGGCCCTGATTAACCACATTACCGGAGCGATCGAGCTCCTTACCGAGGCTCTCCATGACGAGCTGCTGGAGATACTTACTGAAAAGATCGAGGCGATCCTTGTAGGGCAGCACCACCATATCTTTATTTCCCTTGCCGCACCCGCAGTGGTACCACGCCAGCGCCAGCAACGCCGCAGGGTTCCTATGACCCTCGCGACAGCGGGTGAGCAGGTCCATATCAGCAGCACCCTTAAGAACCGCATCGATATCAAATCCCTGTAGCGCTAGCGCAAGCAGCCCTACAGCGCTGAACTCGCTCGTGCGACCCCCAACCCAATCCCACATCGGGAAACGCTCAAGCCACGCTTGCGATTTGGCGGTCGTATCGAGCTCACTCCCCGCACCCGTTACAGCAACGAAGTGCCGCTTAAAATCTAATCCAGCCCCATCAAAGGCGGCCTTCGCAATAAGTTGGCCGTTACGGGTCTCCCTGGTTCCCCCTGATTTGGAGATTACGATTACGAGGGTCTCTTCAAGCTTTGGCAGTGAGAAGAGCGTCTTTGCCATGCCGTCCGGGTCGGTGTTGTCGAAGAAGGAGATGCGCATCGGATCGGAACAGGCGCTCAGGGCCTGGTTCGCAAATTGCGGTCCGAGCGCCGAGCCCCCGATGCCCACAATTAGGATATGAGAGAATGTAACCCCTGGCCTCGGTCCGATCTGGCCGCTATGCACATCCCTGGTAAAGGCTTTTATCTTATCTAGGGTGAGCGAGATCGCTGAGCGGATCTCTGCGGTCGGCGCAAGCTGTGGCGCCCTTAGCCAGTAGTGGCCAACCATCCTCCCCTCGTCCCGATTTGCGACCTCCCCGGCCTCTAGGCGAGCCATCTCTTCAAACGCCGATTGAAGCTTGGGCTCCATCGCCTTAAGATAAGCATCCTCGTAATTAATGCGGCTCGTATCGAGCGAGAACCCAGAGGAGGGATCGTAAAAAAATCGTTGCTTAAAACGGCCCCAGAGATCCCTTGTTTCCATAATTAATCCTTGGCTCCTATCTGCAGTAAAAAGTTGCAACCTGCCGTATAAACTAGCGATAGTTATTTAATCCAAACATTTTAGCGCCCATTTGTGAAGCAAATCGCAGGAACATCCGACAACATTGACGGTAGGGGCTAATTGCGTACATACCCTCGTTCTCTACCTGATGGGTCATATGTATCTTCCTAAGAGACTTGATACTACTAGTACGACCGATTGCGAAAGTCGCTCAGTGCAGCAAACTGAGAGATCTATTCTAAAGATTATCCCCTCTAGAGACTTTACCGAACTCTTACAGATCACTACATTAGAGGGGGGCTCGGAGAGGATTTTGCCACTAAGCTGTGGTTTTGCTGAGATCGGGCACATCTCTCATGAAAGTTACCATAACAGCTACACTTGTTGCCTTTGGGTGACAGGCGGGTGTCGTGAGTAGGAACGAACCAGAATCAGGTCGCAGAGGTTTAATTGTCGATATGATCAAAGAGAATCTCGTCTTTTTACGTGAGTTTTTGCTTGAATTTAAAACTACCGGAGCATGCTTTCCCACCTCACGCTGGGCTGCGCAGGCGCTTATCACGCCGATGCGGGAGCCGAATCGCGCCCCCAAGAAGATCCTAGAGCTAGGCCCAGGAACAGGTTCAGTCACTCTCCCTATAATCAAGGAGCTCCAGGATGGTGACATCCTAACGGTTTGCGAAATAAACCCTCGGTTTATGAAGGCTCTTAAAGACAAGCTCGAGAGGGACGACGACTATCAACGCTGCAAGGCGCAGGTGTTCTTCTTTGAAGGCGCGGCCCAGGACCTTCCAACCGATATGCGCTACGACATAATAGTGTGCGCCCTACCGTTCGTTAACTTCGACCTAGAGACCGTTAAGACTATCTTTAATCGCCTACGAGAGATCAGCACCCCAGAGACCCTGATGACTTACTATGAATATATCGGCATGCGCACATTTAATGAGGCACTTGCTCCAGCCGACCGCGCTGCGCGTATTAATCAGGTCAACGAATATCTAAAGGAATCGAACTCGCTCAATTATCTTACAAAGGAGCGAATATGGCTCAACCTTCTGCCGGTAAATATCTATACCGTTAAGCCGGCGGCGTAAATCGTCTGCGCTACTCAATCAGATGGAGTGCGCTGAACGAATTCGCATATACGGTCCGCTTGCAGCATAGGCAGCAGCTATCACTAATAGCCCAATAACCGGATCGTACCAGGTTAGTGCAATTAGAAGCCCAAGTAGCAGCCTTCCAATACGCTTAATCCCTGACATTTTAAACTGCTTAATACTAAAAAACTCTATAGTCGAGACCATCAGGTAGCCAATGCTAAGCATCGTAGCCATCCCAACACCAACCATTAGATAGGAGCTCTGCGCATACGGAGCGGTATTGATTACAGCAACTACAAACACCGCGGCTCCCGGCGTTGGCAACCCGGAGAAGTTTTTTAAGTTCTCGGTCGATACGTTAAAGCGCGCCAAACGACTCGCGGCACACAACAGATAGAAGAACGTAATAGCAACGCCCAACTCATCGGCTAAAAGATGAAACGCCCAGTGATACATCATCACCGCTGGGGCGACCCCAAAGGAGACCAGATCAGAGAGTGAGTCAAACTCAACACCAAACTTTGAGGTGGCGTTAAGCTTACGCGCGACACGACCATCAAGACCATCAAGAAGGATAGCGATTAGAACGGCGAAGACAGCTTTCTCAAAACGCCCGGAAGAGGCGTACATAATCGCGAGAAAGCCGCAGAACATATTCCCAACCGTGACCGCATTAGGGATCACATAACGACGTCGATAAAGGATCTCCTTTATCTCCTCCCTACTTATGCGCTTCTCGGACCTTCGTATTTTAATCATTAAGCTACCACATCTAACTTTACTGGCCGGGCCATCCGTACGTCGTACAAACGGTGCCGCTCCCTCTGCGGATCAACTCCCCGAGCGGGAGCTAACCGTAGCACAGAGCTGAATAGGTTTTCGAGGGTTTCGGGCACATCAGCGCAAACTACCGTAGCTCCTCGCAAAGTAAGCTCACACAGCATCTCCCAAACACGAATTTGCTGGGCTGCGGCGAGCGCAAAGGGCTTGTTAATAAGTATAAGCTCAGTAGCAAGGGCGCGTTGCTTAGGCCCATCTTTCGACGCTCCGATCCGAGTCAGGGCCGCAAGTAGATAGATAACGCGCGCCGTTGCTGGAGGCAGAGAAGCAACCGGTGTTGAGAGCGTTAAGCTACTTTGAAGCTCCTGTGGTAAGGCCCGTATAACCTCACCGATAGTATCCCTACTCCAAAGTAGCTCACTAAGTGCCGCTAGCGGCGCCTGAAGCACTGCGCTAAAGGTGAGCTGTCCGAACGGAATTTGACCAATGCTCCAATCGATCAGAGCACCGTTACACTCTGGACACTCCCCGACCCCTGCTAGGCAGGCGCGACATCGATAACGTGACGAAGATAGTAAAAGATCCTCAATTGAATATCCGCGCTCTCGCGCGATACGGGTCCGGCAGAACTCAGCGGCTATCAGGTCTTCCAGTCCAAGGAGATCTATGACTAAATCCGGTAGTTCAGCTCCTGGATCGAGTAGATAACAGCTCTTTAAGCTGCCAAAGGCGCAGCGCTGTGCGAGCTTGCGCCTCTTTAAAAAAACCTCCTTAATCTCTTTTAAAAGTAACCCCTTGCCAGTGCCCACACCCCCCTGAATCAAGCTTGGGCGCCCCAGGGGGCAAGAGAGCTCGCGAATACTAAGGGGGCCACGCTCTATGTCGCGCACGATAAACGCCTCCCTCAATTGCTCAGGAAGCCGTAGTGCTGTAAGGGGTGCCACTACGGGATAAAAAGCCCTAAGAGTTTCGGCATAATCAGCGGCAACACCGTTCCAGGTCGGCCAGAGCGCTGCGCCATCAGCAAGTAGGGTCAGCCCCGTTAGCTTAGAGAGCTTACTGCTAAGGAGCGTACAGAGCGCCTGCTCACCTCGCGAGAGCAGATTAACCGGAGCTCCGATCGGGTAGTCCCCGAAACCACCCTCGCAGATCCTTTGTAAGTGCGAAATCTCACTACTAGCGCTTGAACTAGGCTCTAAAAAGGAGCGAAACGGCAGCGCTGCTACGTACCTTAACTGCACACCCCGCCACTCATACAACGCAACTGAGTCGCTAGAACCGAACCCATCACACCCCTCACACGAGATCAGACGAGCACCCTGTACCTCAAGCCACCCCTCTCCTCTACAACGGGCGCACGGAGTAGTGGCTGCTAGCATCAGGCTCGTCGCCTCAGGAAAGCTACGATCGCATTCCAAGCAGCTCCATCTGGAGCTGAGCACGAAGAGCTCCAGAGCAAGCGCCGTGCGGTGTTCGAGGTGCAAGATCCGCAGCTTTGCACCACCCCGCTCAGACCAGAGCGCAACCGCTCGCCGGAGCTCTTCGTGCTGAGATGCTGCAACCAGCGCCAGGACCGGCTCGCCGTCGCTGTCGCCTAGGAGCTCCTCAACCCTCAAGATCCGCCCAGTAACAAAAACTCGCTCAACACCGAGCAATTCGCACCGTTCTGAAAGGGAGATCTCGTTTCTATCGTCGGCCAGGACCAGCGCTAGGTAGCCAGAACTAGGCAGATTAAGATCTCTAATGTTAGCGGGTCTCTCAGCCAACTTATTGCATACTGGACAGCGGGGTCTAAGCTCCGTAAGCACTAGATCGACTAGCGTTGATTCAACCTTAAAGAGCTGCATCAGGGGACTTGCAAGCATTCCAAACGGAGTAGAGCTGGGAACATCGAGCGCACGTCTACCAACTCGGGGATTAAGGGGTACAACAAGGGGTGCGCCCTGCCCCGCAATTGCGCCATGTCCCTCAATTGCTCCCTGCGAATCGGGCACCGCGTCAGACGCACTGAGCAATCCGTTAGACATATATATATAGTCAGAATCAGTAAGTGTGCTGGCCGTAGCCGTGTTCCCATTAATACGCCCACTTAGCGCTACTTGCTCCTTTCCCTTCTCCATAGTCATTGCTAGCCTGCTTTAATCGTGTAGCGCGGTTGCGCAACACCTGAGCCCCATAACCGGGTTAATAACTGCTATCTCTAGTTAATGAATATCTCACCACGCGCTCTACTAGCTACCATAATGAACGTTTTTTACAGGCTCTATTACCACCCTGGGTTGGGGCCCCACCCTGGACTGGGGCCACTCACTACGCGCTCCGTCGTTATCATGCTCTTTATACTGTATCTGCTGCTGGGGCCAGTCTCTAGCTCTACGGATATCATCGCCGCTGCCCTAGCATACGGACTCCTTGCGCTAATCGGCATCTTCACCACCATTATCGTAGCCCAGGGGGCGCTGCTGCAACGCTCCCTGGCGGTAGAGGTCGTTGCCCCTAGCGGCGAGAGCTACGTCGGCTCCCCGGCACGGGTCGCCATTATCATATCACCTACCTGGGTGCTCCCACTAACCTACCTCGATATATCGCTTAAAAGCCCGCACGCCGATCTCCCCCGCAGCGCTATCCGCGTAACCGGGACAGGTCGCAGTGAGCGTCGCCTAGTGCTAGAGCTCCCTATGCCGCACCGCGGCAACTGGGATATCTCAGGCGTGCAGCTAGAGCTGCGCGATGTAGCAGGGCTTTCGCGCTTTATCTGGCAAGAGGAGCTCTCGGCCTCTATCATTGTAACGCCCCCGGTCATGCACGAGACAAATTTACCCCTGGTAAGCTCCACGCAACGCCCCGGAGATATGGTTACGGATATGCTTAACCGTCAGGGCGATCCATTTGATATTAAGGCGTATCATCCATCCGATGGAATCAAGAAGATTATCTGGAAGACCTTTGCTAAACGGGGCGAGCTGCTCTCACGTCATCCCGAAGCCTCGATGACCCCTGAGGGTTTCGTTGTAATGCTGGTGCTAGCTCGTCCAGAAGACGATCAGGTATGCGCACGGGCCCTTGCTTACGCCATCTCGCTTAAGGAGCTAAAGCTCGACATAGTTATGAGCTGCGAAGGGGCGCGCGGGCGCACTCCAGCCAGCGAGATAGCGCGCTGCAAGGAGCTGCTAATAGATTCCGTCTGGGATGCCAAGGCACTAAATGGCAGCTCGATACAGCTCGATGCAACTGAGTTGCTAGACCTCTGTTGCAATCAAATGCTCGGCATACGTGTACGCAAGCTCATTATATTTTGCTCGGGAGCACGCACAGCTGACCCGCTTGCTGGCGCGCAGATACTACAACTTGCAACCTGGCTTAGCACACAGGGGATTGAGCCGATCTTTTGCCTGACGCCCCCCAGCACCTTGATCAACTCCACTCAACGCCCCATTATGCAGCGCTTAGGCACGCTCTTCGTTGCAGGTGAAACAACTAAAACCGCGCCAGTTGTAGCGGCCAACTACCAAAGATTTCTCGCTGACTGCCTCTCTAGACAGTGGGAGGTCCACCTATGAGTAGCGGCATAGAACCCAACCTCAAAACGGATCGTCTCTTTTGGAGCGTCGTAGCGTTTCGCTCAATCGGAGCTATAGGCATCGTTATTATCATCAACTCATTCCTTCCGCTCGGCACCCCGCTCCTTATAACCTCGATTGCTGGGCTACTCGGTGTTGTCGGAGCCTCCTTACTTGCGCGCTCGCGCCTAACAAACCTCGGATGTATAGCGCTGCTAACAACGCTACCGTTATTCCCGACCATGTTTTTCTGGGGCCTGACTCTTCTGCTCTCGCCCCTCGGGCTGACCTCTCTCTTTATTGAGAAGCTCACCGTGCACACCAACACCGGCTGCTTAATCGCCGCATTGACGGGCCTAGCAACCTGGATATTCTGGCGCGCTCGCATAGCTGTTACTATTGAGGCGCTGCTATTTTTTGGCGCCGCAATAGCTATCTTCTCTGGACACCGTGAGTTTCACCTCGACAGACCGAAGATCCTGAACTCGCTTGCCTGGCGCCTCGGCATAGACCCGCTCTCAATGCTCTTTGTTCTAGGGGCCGTCCTATTGCTATCTGTACTGCTCTACCTTTACCTAGCCTCGCTCGCCACCCGCCCCAGAGTTGATCAGGTTACGATCAAACGGGCTCACGGTGGGCGGCAGATCATAACTACGCTTGCCGTTATGACGCTTATGATCGGCGCTCTCTATCTAGTTCAACATACGCTCTATAAGCACTTTAATGCGATTATGCTTGGGCGCGTTGCCAACGGCGTCGGCATGGGAAGTAGCCAAGGGATGAGTCCACTTAGCTTTCAATCAGCGCTCGGCAGCTCTAATCAACCCGCGGCGCTAGTGCGCCTTGAGGGTGATTATTCAAACAATCCATTTAGCCCGATGATGTACCTGCGCGAAACAGCGCTCTCCTCCTTTAGCGGTAAGGAGATGGTATTTGCAGGACGTGCCTTCGATACCGATCTGCCGGTTATTGCTCCTAGAGAAGCCTTTACTCGTAAAGAGGACGCAGAGCTTGGTCACCGCACGCCCCTGATTCAATCAATCTACCTATTGGCAGAGCATACGAACGCCTTCGCCGTTGATTATCCGGTCTCAATAGTTCAGCTCAAAAATCCAAAGCCTACCCGTTTTAGCGGTACATACCGAGCATACTCGGTCGCCCCAGCATACGCCCTCTCAGAGATTGAGGGCTCCTCTGTTGGAGACCCACGCTGGGCCGCGGAGGTGCGGGAACACTACCTAGTTCAGCACTCCGACCCACGCTATAAGGAGCTGGCTGAAAAGATCGCTGGCGATATAAAGAATCCTATCGAGAAGGCGCAGGCCCTGACCTCGTACCTATCAAAGACCGCTATCTATACCCTCGCCCCACGCCACGAGGTAAAACCCTCAGAGGATCCAGTCGCGCCCTTTATGTTCGGTGATCACCGTGGTTACTGCGTACACTTCGCACACGCCATAACATACATGGCGCGCGCGCTCGGCATCCCCGCCCGCGTTGCCACCGGCTACCTGACCGATCTAAGTCAGGCCAAGGATGGTCATATCCTGCTCCGTATGAGCGATCGGCACGCCTGGGGCGAGATCTATATAACCGAGATAGGGTGGGTGCCCTTTGACGTACAACCGGAGCAGGTCGAGAGTCACGCTGAAACACAGGTCGATGCGAAGTTACTTGAGGAGTTAATGGGAATCCTGCAACCAGGTGAAGAGATCCTGCCAAAAGACTCCGTTAAAGATGAAGTTGGCATGCTCGATCCTGATCAGATCTGGATTCCCGATCCACAGCTTTTCATAAATCTGCTCTATCTTAGCGCCGCACTCTTTTTACTCCTAAAACTAACGCTACGACAGGGCTGGCGTCTAGCAAGATCACCCACAACGCGGCTGCGCTGGGGCTATATCTCTGTAGCATCCTCGTTGTGCGATATCGGCATAACACGTGAACGGGGAGAGACTAGACTTGATTTTGCTAACCGTGTTACGCAGGTTGATCTTAGACCCCTGACTCAATTAGTTGTCACCAAGGGATACTCCTCTAACTATCAGTTGCAGCTTGAGGCCGTAACGCGCACCATCAAAGCTACTCAATCTCCACTAAAAACCCTACCTAGATGGAAACGACCGATTGTCGCCGTAAATCCCGCCTCAATCGTTAAACTGTTGGGAGGCGCCTCATGGTAAGAGCGTTACGCCCACTAGCAATGCTTGCTCTGGTCATGGCGCTTTCGTGCTTAATTATGCACGAAACATCTGCTCAGGATTCAGCTTCACAAGCTAGCTCTCAACCTAAAGAAGCTCCGATCTTAGACCCATTTGATCCATTCGATATATTAGGATCGGAGGAGATCGTATCCTCGGTCAACGACGAGCAGAAGTCCGCCGAAGATCTGCTCCGTGACAGCGAGCTGCTACTGCTAGCCGATCGGCCCCTTGATGCGCGCACTAAGCTGCTAAAGGCGCTTAAAAAAGATCCTGATAATTACCGCGCCTATCATCTGCTGGCTGGATATTACCTGGTACACGTAGGGCACTACCGCCTGGCGCTTAAGTACATTAAGCGCGCAGAGGAGCTCTTTGAAAAGATGCACGGGCCACCTCCGTATACTACCCGCCTCCTACAGTTCGAGCATGGCAATATCCTTTACTACCTAAGTCAGATCCGACTTAACCTGGACAACTACCAGGGGGCGTTAGAGGCGCTCGATCGCTATCAGGCCTTGTCATACCACGGCGAATGGTATCCTGGGTCTCGCGCTTGGGTACTAATGAAGCTCGGCAATATTCAGGAGGCGATTAGGATAGCGCGACTTGGGGTACTTGCTGGTGAAGGCTCCGGTCAAACCTTAAACATGCTCGGAATCCTGCTATCAATGAACGATCAGCCGTATGAGGCGCTAGAGGTGTTCCGTAAGGCGATCGCAACCGAGATGTCCCTTGGCAATGAAGGGCAGCCCGCCACACCGCTCAACAACTCCGGCGAGGTCTACAAGGAGCTTTTTGAGGATGACAAGGCGGAATCAACTTTCCTGCGTGCAACGTCCTATCCTGATGGTTGCGAACATATCCTGCCGAGCCTAAACCTAGCGCTACTCTATATAGATCAGATGAAGTTTGAAGCGGCTGCTGGATTAATGGACGCCTTTGATAGATGTGTTGCGCAGTTTCCTCTCAGAAATAATGAGGAGCATCTAACCCTTGAGAGTCTTGTGCGCGGGCGCATAGATCTTCATACCGGAGATATTAAGCGCGCCATTCGCCGCTTTGAAGCTTCACTCGAAGGTACGCAGTGGTTTGGAAAGATCGGCACTAATCAGAACGACATGCTCGTTGCTAGCACCATCTCGCTCGCTCAGGCGCTCAAACAGGAGAATAATATCCTGCGCTCGCGTGTACCATCCTCCTGGAGCGACTGGCTACGCATTAAGGAAACACTAGCATCTAACGGCCTTAGATCGTGGTGGCTGCTGCGGCGCGCTCAGCAGATGCTGATCGCAGATCTTAAGGAGATTGAAGACCTCACCATTAGAAACACCGATAGTCTGCTTGAGTATCCAACCCTGGGAGATACCTTATCAGGGATCTCCAGTACGGCTCTAAAAGATAAGTTACGACGACAAACGGAGATCGACCGTAGACCCGCTGCGCAGCTTTTTTATAAGGCCTACCTAGCACAATCTTCGCTAGGGTGGTTTAACCAGGGGCAGGCTAACGCCCTGCTCGATGAGGTTATCGAACGGGCTCGCCCGAACTACGATGAACTGCTGCGTACACATGCAATATTGCTGCGCATGCGCTCACTTAAGAGCTCGAGCGAGCGTTACCGTGACCTTGCCTATCGTATCTTTTATACCGCCCCAGCAGAGTTAAGAAACAGCGGCTTTAAATTACCGGTACGGATTGAGAGCGTTGGTATGGGGGATGATATTAGGGCATTTATAGAGCGCGGGCCATTTCTCGCTGCTGGGAACTCCGCGTTGCTGTGCTCTATCCGAGTTGAGCCTACCGCCACATTATCGACGCTTTCCTTCTCATGCCCAGGCAACAGCGCTAAAAATCGTATTATCGGGGATGTTGATCCTCGAGAACTTGTGAATAAACTAGCAGAGGCCCTATTTAGGGAGGAGATTAGCAATGGCAGTAATAACTGAAGAACTTAACACCGCGCAGCAAACCGTATCAAAGCTGTGTTCCTCGTTAGAACGGGTGATCAGGGGGCGTAGCGATACGATCCGCCTCGTAATCGCCGCACTTATCGCTGATGGGCATGTGCTGCTTGAGGATTATCCAGGTTCGGGCAAAACAACCCTTTCAAAAACTCTTGGTCGGTTAATTGCAGAGGACCAACCTGGGCACTCTCAATTCCCCTCCCATGCCGGTGCGCAGGTAGTTCCCTTTCGGCGCATTCAATTTACCCCGGACATGCTTCCAGGGGATGTGCTCGGTGTAAATATCTTCGATCCCAAGACCGGACAGTTTCACTTTATGCACGGGCCGGTCTTTGCTCATATCGTTCTAGCAGATGAGATTAACCGTACTGGACCTAAGGTTCAGGCGGCGTTTCTAGAGTGCATGGCTGAGAAGCAGGTAACGCTAGATAACGTAACCCGTCCACTCGATCAGCTCTTCTTTGTTCTTGGCACTCAGAATCCCCTTGATATCGCGGGCACCTATCCGTTACCGCAGGTGCAGCTTGATCGATTCCTATTTAAGATCCCGATGGGCTACGTAGATAGCCTTACCGAGAACTCGATCCTTGAAAACCATCAGGCGATCCGTGAGGATTCCATATCAATTGAACCGGCCTGCTCGCGCAGTGAGGTGCTTGCTGCGCGGCGAGCCTGCGAGGCCGTACATGTCAGCCCTGCATTAAGAGAGGCCATCGTAGGTACGGTACAGGCAACCCGCAAGAATCCTATGATTCAGTTCGGGGCTTCTACCCGTGCTGCTCTGATGCTGCAGAGCTCTATCCGGGCCTGGGCCCTTATTAATGGCCGTGATTTCGCAACCGAGGATGACCTTTATTACGTTGCCCCCTATGTGCTCCTACATAGGCT from Pseudomonadota bacterium encodes:
- a CDS encoding glucose-6-phosphate isomerase, coding for METRDLWGRFKQRFFYDPSSGFSLDTSRINYEDAYLKAMEPKLQSAFEEMARLEAGEVANRDEGRMVGHYWLRAPQLAPTAEIRSAISLTLDKIKAFTRDVHSGQIGPRPGVTFSHILIVGIGGSALGPQFANQALSACSDPMRISFFDNTDPDGMAKTLFSLPKLEETLVIVISKSGGTRETRNGQLIAKAAFDGAGLDFKRHFVAVTGAGSELDTTAKSQAWLERFPMWDWVGGRTSEFSAVGLLALALQGFDIDAVLKGAADMDLLTRCREGHRNPAALLALAWYHCGCGKGNKDMVVLPYKDRLDLFSKYLQQLVMESLGKELDRSGNVVNQGLAVYGNKGSTDQHAYVQQLREGLNNFFAVFIEVLKDRAPRTTASASLKGFAAETIQVEAGITSGDYLTGFYLGTRTALYENGRESVSVTIPEVSEYYVGMLIALFERAVGLYASLINVNAYHQPGVEAGKKAAAAVLAIQARVTAYMNQADKPLSVEAIADGIGEADSVETIFKILRHLAANKRVELKLGATPFEDLYAPV
- a CDS encoding methyltransferase domain-containing protein; translation: MIKENLVFLREFLLEFKTTGACFPTSRWAAQALITPMREPNRAPKKILELGPGTGSVTLPIIKELQDGDILTVCEINPRFMKALKDKLERDDDYQRCKAQVFFFEGAAQDLPTDMRYDIIVCALPFVNFDLETVKTIFNRLREISTPETLMTYYEYIGMRTFNEALAPADRAARINQVNEYLKESNSLNYLTKERIWLNLLPVNIYTVKPAA
- the pssA gene encoding CDP-diacylglycerol--serine O-phosphatidyltransferase; amino-acid sequence: MIKIRRSEKRISREEIKEILYRRRYVIPNAVTVGNMFCGFLAIMYASSGRFEKAVFAVLIAILLDGLDGRVARKLNATSKFGVEFDSLSDLVSFGVAPAVMMYHWAFHLLADELGVAITFFYLLCAASRLARFNVSTENLKNFSGLPTPGAAVFVVAVINTAPYAQSSYLMVGVGMATMLSIGYLMVSTIEFFSIKQFKMSGIKRIGRLLLGLLIALTWYDPVIGLLVIAAAYAASGPYMRIRSAHSI
- a CDS encoding SLC13 family permease codes for the protein MTFELLGGAVHSWGLVLVVLVMVFMFVTERMPVDVIAMAMLVVLVLGKYVTAQEAFQGFSSPVVIVMVSTLFVAGALRVTGVSDAMARWIRRYAGSNQQVAIGIVMVVSALLSGFMNNVSAAALLMPAVAMLSHESDIPPSKLFIPLAFAVSLGGMLTLIGTPPNILAAELLSHNNLAPLSFFHFLPYGLAALVIGTLFMMVFGWKILPVRKTHGATRRITDLRALYRLQDRIFSVRVPADSAVIGRSLSELKFGSLISGIVVTIMRGGRKLFSPRANEKLQERDVLLVRGNPENFAEVQALQGLKFTELPGAVLEALAGSADILKFSLREVHTESRVMLLRDLFKGTGILPLAVERTAHEHAWESRPPSWFLDVSVHDGDVIIGCVTGRFREDSPIVDLEILEVSDPKQLLLSSLFTVSIGPGRWVGAPLHRIAHETKLAILGRVVNGGKIDWLDVPVLTTGGETEPAKLSADCLLREGEVLLVSGVLEEAQRRASVGTLIFEAEAACAEIESSDVGIIELVITPRSELIGKTLADLHFRDKYDSQVLALWRDGKPLLSLSSALPLVYGDALLVQGPRKTLPLLAKDPNFLLLSEHHISPTLSRGSIFSLIALAMLICIPIFTGLPVHEAAFFSACLVVFSGAITMEQAYREIDWRVVFLLALMIPLGHAVERVADIESMSMGLGQLSQTIPPIGLAALFMIAGSIVSQLIDSSVAVIFLGPIALAIGEFPGGSQQGLLLAVTLGSSLAFMLPTSSRANLLVSGAGGYRAVDFMRIGVPFTAVVGLALLGMLYLLDF